In Fibrobacter sp. UWR3, a single window of DNA contains:
- the murC gene encoding UDP-N-acetylmuramate--L-alanine ligase translates to MQINDCKRVRKLHFVGIGGAGMSGIAEVLHDNGFVVSGSDTGESPVIDYLKGLGIAIAPKHEAKNVENADLVVYSSAVPHDNPELVEARNRRIPVIRRAEMLGELMRLKYTLSIAGTHGKTTTTSIVGQIWEEAGLDPTIIVGGVVKGKGSGAKVGCGDYLIAESDEFDRSFLSMMPSSAIVTNIDADHLDTYENIEDIKDAFVQFVNKIPFYGQAILCLDDPNVQAILSRVRKPVITYGFSRQAKYRVDNLRFEKGYPVFDILNDGESLGEFRLQIPGRHNVLNATAAVALANEEGIAPDIARKACAEFQGVTRRFEFMGEKKGVMVFNDYAHHPTEATATLLGFREAFPDKRIVVAFQPHLFSRTRDQHEAFGMAFANCDVLLVADIYPARERPIEGVTGALVANSASDRGHRNARFVGDQANILPILKEELREGDVVVLMGAGNIYKLGTRILEECI, encoded by the coding sequence ATGCAGATAAATGATTGTAAGCGTGTCCGTAAACTGCACTTTGTAGGCATCGGTGGTGCCGGTATGTCCGGCATCGCGGAAGTGCTTCACGACAATGGGTTTGTGGTGAGCGGTTCCGATACGGGCGAGAGCCCGGTTATCGATTACCTGAAGGGGCTCGGGATCGCGATTGCCCCGAAGCACGAGGCGAAGAATGTGGAAAACGCGGACCTCGTGGTCTATTCCTCGGCTGTCCCGCACGACAACCCCGAACTCGTGGAAGCGCGCAATCGCCGCATTCCGGTGATTCGCCGTGCCGAAATGCTCGGCGAGCTGATGCGCCTCAAGTACACGCTCTCGATTGCGGGTACGCACGGCAAGACGACGACCACGTCCATCGTGGGCCAGATCTGGGAAGAGGCCGGCCTCGACCCGACAATTATCGTGGGCGGCGTGGTGAAGGGCAAGGGCAGCGGCGCCAAGGTGGGCTGCGGCGACTACCTGATTGCCGAAAGCGACGAGTTCGACCGCAGTTTCCTTTCGATGATGCCTTCTTCGGCGATTGTCACGAACATCGATGCCGACCATCTCGATACCTACGAGAACATCGAGGATATCAAGGATGCGTTCGTGCAGTTCGTGAACAAGATTCCTTTCTACGGGCAGGCGATTCTGTGCCTCGATGACCCGAACGTGCAGGCAATCCTTTCGCGCGTCAGGAAACCCGTGATTACCTACGGTTTTAGCCGCCAGGCGAAATACCGCGTCGATAACCTGCGTTTCGAGAAGGGCTACCCGGTATTCGATATCCTGAACGATGGCGAGAGCCTCGGCGAATTCAGGCTCCAGATTCCCGGACGCCACAACGTGCTCAACGCAACTGCCGCCGTGGCGCTCGCGAACGAGGAAGGCATTGCACCCGATATCGCGCGCAAGGCATGCGCCGAATTCCAGGGGGTGACCCGCCGTTTCGAATTCATGGGCGAGAAGAAGGGCGTTATGGTGTTCAACGACTACGCGCACCACCCGACGGAAGCGACCGCCACGCTTCTCGGGTTCCGCGAGGCGTTCCCCGACAAGCGAATCGTGGTGGCGTTCCAGCCGCACCTCTTCAGCCGTACCCGCGACCAGCACGAAGCCTTCGGCATGGCGTTCGCGAACTGCGACGTGCTTTTGGTTGCCGACATTTACCCCGCGCGTGAACGCCCCATTGAAGGCGTTACCGGCGCACTCGTGGCAAACAGCGCGAGCGACCGCGGGCACCGCAATGCGCGCTTCGTGGGCGACCAGGCGAACATCTTGCCTATCCTCAAGGAAGAACTCCGTGAAGGCGACGTGGTCGTTCTCATGGGTGCAGGCAACATCTATAAACTCGGGACCCGTATCTTGGAGGAATGTATTTGA
- the murG gene encoding undecaprenyldiphospho-muramoylpentapeptide beta-N-acetylglucosaminyltransferase — translation MKKFLFVCGGTGGHIFPAVAIAESLKKMGVEDITFAGRKDSMEERLVAKNWPYEYITAEPLHRGPFLKNLALPFKLSKSLVRAKSVLKKVKPDVVVATGGYVSLPIVLAAGSLGIPVYLQEQNAVAGIANKVGSRYAKTIFVTSDDAAKFFPAEKCMVFGNPVRKLPDAGALPRPAEFAEGKKAVFIVGGSQGAVGINNKIEESIKDIAARDDVNVVWQVGVKNVDTITARVGNVPNVAIRGFLDGIYSYMSHADLIISRAGASALAEILAFGKPSILLPFPHATANHQEHNARVVEKAGAALVELDSDPNDLWNKTLSLLSDEEKLEKMAAAAKGLGMPDAADRIAAVIMEKENA, via the coding sequence ATGAAAAAGTTCCTGTTTGTATGCGGTGGCACGGGTGGCCACATTTTCCCGGCAGTCGCCATTGCCGAGAGCCTAAAGAAGATGGGTGTCGAAGACATCACGTTTGCAGGCCGTAAGGATTCCATGGAGGAACGTCTTGTGGCAAAGAACTGGCCTTACGAGTACATTACGGCAGAACCGCTGCACCGTGGCCCGTTCCTCAAGAATCTTGCCCTCCCGTTCAAGCTTTCCAAGTCGCTCGTGCGTGCAAAGAGCGTGCTCAAGAAGGTAAAGCCCGATGTAGTTGTCGCTACCGGCGGTTACGTGTCGCTCCCGATTGTGCTTGCGGCAGGCTCGCTCGGCATTCCCGTGTACCTGCAGGAACAGAATGCGGTTGCGGGTATCGCGAACAAGGTCGGTTCGCGTTACGCGAAGACGATTTTTGTGACCTCCGACGATGCGGCGAAGTTCTTCCCCGCAGAAAAGTGCATGGTGTTCGGTAATCCGGTCCGTAAGCTCCCCGATGCGGGTGCACTTCCGCGCCCGGCTGAATTTGCGGAAGGCAAGAAGGCCGTGTTTATCGTGGGCGGTTCGCAGGGTGCCGTAGGCATCAACAACAAGATTGAAGAAAGTATCAAGGATATCGCCGCCCGCGACGACGTGAATGTCGTGTGGCAGGTGGGCGTGAAGAACGTGGATACGATTACCGCCCGCGTGGGGAATGTCCCGAACGTGGCGATTCGCGGGTTCCTCGACGGTATCTATTCCTACATGAGCCATGCGGACTTGATTATCAGCCGTGCGGGCGCATCGGCCCTCGCTGAAATCCTTGCCTTCGGCAAGCCCTCTATCCTGTTGCCGTTCCCGCACGCGACTGCGAACCACCAGGAACACAATGCCCGTGTGGTCGAGAAGGCGGGTGCCGCCCTCGTGGAACTCGACAGTGACCCGAACGACTTGTGGAACAAGACGCTCTCGCTCCTCTCGGACGAAGAAAAACTTGAGAAGATGGCCGCCGCGGCAAAGGGCCTCGGGATGCCCGATGCCGCAGACCGCATTGCGGCAGTCATCATGGAAAAGGAAAACGCATAA
- the ftsZ gene encoding cell division protein FtsZ codes for MSEITSHIEMDETTLNNAKVKVFGVGGAGGNTVNRMVGMNIEGVEYYAVNTDAKALELSLADHKIAIGQKTTKTLGAGAKPDVGRKAAEENIDDLKEAMKGADLIFITAGMGGGTGTGAAPVVGAVAREMGILTIAVVTKPFRYEGPVRGRNADKGIKDLRDKVDTMIVVDNKKLMNIVDRSMTLDGAFKLTDEILGNAVRSICDIMFRHGLIHVDFADVKTVMTNGGSALMGTGIAEGDGRGLKAVDMALSSPLLEDVNVEGATGVLVNVSHGENFSMMEYSEAMDHIYEAVGDMGDPNIIIGDILLPELGEKVCITIIATGCGGTGNQPAAFTQPAAQPAVAPRPTDLVNSIGGPAANYPQAAPAAPAAPVQQAPVAPQPVQATPRPTAFNFAAIARGTIPMPSVENPVGFAAPGFSATAPAEEVMLGTPNASLHDTQEFSEIADTDDMNGVHEAPAKSVQMDAKSLETPTFMRQEALATTVASKTVQDDPGSIKKASGVDYDVPAFLRGNALSDIF; via the coding sequence ATGAGTGAAATCACATCCCACATCGAGATGGACGAAACCACCCTCAATAACGCGAAGGTGAAGGTGTTCGGCGTAGGTGGCGCCGGCGGAAACACCGTAAACCGCATGGTCGGCATGAACATTGAAGGCGTAGAATACTATGCCGTCAATACCGATGCGAAGGCTCTTGAACTGAGCCTCGCTGACCACAAGATTGCCATTGGCCAGAAGACGACGAAGACTCTTGGCGCCGGCGCGAAGCCCGATGTGGGCCGCAAGGCAGCCGAAGAGAACATCGACGACCTGAAGGAAGCCATGAAGGGCGCCGACCTGATTTTCATCACTGCCGGTATGGGCGGTGGTACGGGTACGGGCGCTGCTCCCGTGGTCGGTGCGGTTGCCCGCGAAATGGGCATCCTCACGATTGCCGTCGTGACCAAGCCGTTCAGGTACGAAGGCCCTGTGCGTGGCCGTAATGCCGACAAGGGTATCAAGGACCTGCGCGACAAGGTCGATACCATGATTGTCGTCGACAACAAGAAGCTCATGAACATCGTGGACAGGAGCATGACTCTTGACGGTGCGTTCAAGCTTACCGACGAAATCCTCGGCAACGCAGTGCGCAGCATTTGCGACATCATGTTCCGCCACGGCCTCATCCACGTTGACTTTGCCGACGTGAAGACCGTGATGACCAACGGCGGTTCCGCCCTCATGGGTACCGGCATTGCCGAAGGCGACGGCCGCGGCCTCAAGGCCGTCGATATGGCGCTCTCTTCTCCGCTCCTGGAAGACGTGAACGTGGAAGGCGCTACCGGCGTGCTCGTGAACGTGTCCCACGGCGAAAACTTCTCCATGATGGAATACAGCGAGGCCATGGACCACATCTACGAAGCTGTGGGCGACATGGGTGACCCGAACATCATCATCGGCGATATCCTCCTCCCGGAACTTGGCGAGAAGGTGTGCATCACCATCATCGCGACTGGTTGCGGTGGTACCGGCAACCAGCCCGCTGCTTTCACGCAGCCGGCTGCACAGCCCGCAGTTGCCCCGCGCCCGACCGACCTCGTGAACAGCATCGGTGGCCCTGCCGCCAACTACCCGCAGGCAGCACCCGCTGCTCCTGCCGCCCCGGTGCAGCAGGCCCCCGTGGCTCCGCAGCCGGTGCAGGCGACCCCGCGCCCGACGGCTTTCAACTTTGCCGCCATCGCGCGTGGCACCATCCCGATGCCCTCCGTTGAAAATCCGGTCGGCTTTGCCGCCCCGGGCTTCTCGGCAACCGCTCCTGCCGAAGAAGTCATGCTCGGCACGCCGAACGCTTCCCTGCACGACACCCAGGAATTCTCCGAAATCGCCGATACCGACGACATGAACGGCGTTCATGAAGCCCCGGCGAAGTCTGTGCAGATGGATGCGAAGTCGCTCGAGACCCCGACCTTCATGCGTCAGGAAGCCCTCGCGACTACCGTTGCCTCTAAGACGGTGCAGGATGACCCCGGTTCCATCAAGAAGGCAAGCGGCGTCGATTACGACGTGCCCGCCTTCCTCCGTGGAAACGCCCTGAGCGACATCTTCTAA
- a CDS encoding FtsW/RodA/SpoVE family cell cycle protein has product MSNNQSVGVNKLLLVSTILLILFGVAVVYTASAPAAIKKYGDPEFYLKAHCSKVLIAFVAMFVASRVDYSIWKKAARPVFIVGCALTLAAVLFGPTINGANRWIWGIQPSEILKFGFILMVATKLSDAGTEIKSLKCSIIQPGIPFLIAAILLALQPNFSMVGMFAGIFTIMLLVAGANFKHMLKSYGIAAAAGTVVVMLKELVKAISGSKDKPIYQHVKDRFDAFFSSGDPAMQTELVKKKMYQTQQSLEALGNGGILGTGVGNSAHKLGYLPEAHKDVVYSVVGEEFGVVGTLAVLAAFSILFYQGFEIARNSTTRFGKYLAVALTVSLFFNFLVHVCVSTGLMPTTGQPLPFISYGGTNLIVAGLFIGILLNISKAGTGKKLTEPYMGGINTDTYTIGGFNITRAET; this is encoded by the coding sequence ATGAGTAACAACCAGTCCGTAGGCGTAAACAAGCTGCTGTTGGTATCGACAATCCTGTTGATACTGTTCGGCGTTGCTGTCGTTTATACTGCGTCCGCTCCTGCTGCGATAAAGAAGTACGGGGATCCCGAATTCTACCTGAAGGCTCACTGCAGCAAGGTCCTGATTGCGTTTGTCGCCATGTTTGTTGCATCCCGGGTGGATTACTCCATCTGGAAAAAGGCGGCCCGCCCGGTATTTATTGTCGGGTGCGCCCTGACGCTTGCCGCAGTCCTGTTTGGCCCGACCATCAATGGGGCGAATCGCTGGATTTGGGGTATTCAGCCCTCCGAAATCCTCAAGTTCGGTTTTATCTTGATGGTGGCGACAAAGCTTTCCGATGCCGGTACCGAAATCAAGTCGCTCAAGTGCAGTATTATCCAGCCTGGCATCCCGTTCTTGATTGCGGCAATCCTGCTTGCCCTGCAGCCGAACTTCTCGATGGTCGGCATGTTTGCTGGAATCTTTACGATAATGCTCCTGGTGGCTGGCGCAAACTTCAAGCATATGCTCAAGAGTTACGGCATTGCCGCTGCTGCAGGTACTGTCGTGGTCATGTTGAAGGAACTTGTCAAGGCCATTTCTGGGAGCAAGGATAAACCCATATACCAGCATGTTAAGGACAGGTTTGATGCGTTCTTCTCGTCGGGTGACCCTGCGATGCAGACCGAACTTGTAAAGAAGAAGATGTACCAGACGCAGCAATCCCTGGAAGCGCTGGGTAACGGCGGAATCCTGGGCACGGGTGTCGGTAACAGCGCCCACAAGCTGGGGTACCTGCCCGAAGCCCACAAGGACGTGGTGTACAGCGTGGTGGGCGAGGAATTCGGTGTCGTGGGCACGCTGGCCGTGCTTGCCGCCTTCAGCATCCTTTTCTACCAGGGTTTCGAGATTGCGAGGAATTCTACGACGCGTTTCGGCAAGTACCTGGCGGTGGCGCTTACGGTTTCGCTTTTCTTCAATTTCTTGGTGCATGTATGCGTGAGTACGGGCCTGATGCCTACGACGGGTCAGCCGCTGCCTTTCATCAGTTATGGCGGTACGAACCTTATTGTTGCTGGGCTCTTTATCGGGATTCTCTTGAATATTTCAAAGGCGGGTACCGGCAAGAAGTTGACCGAACCCTATATGGGCGGCATCAACACGGATACCTACACCATAGGTGGATTTAATATAACGAGGGCTGAAACATGA
- a CDS encoding cell division protein FtsQ/DivIB, whose translation MYLSESGTTFLGRRIGYNESKRKQARKEKIKRGFKGALRWFKRCGWILCILVVAAGVALWQNRFYVQRFNPLELRHLKYIDIEGNRMLTWEDVIQNAQVEPGMLMSEVVPDSIEKMLMRSPLIRSVSVTKHFPSSMSISLEESKPVVSYFDAGKATVYSERGLPLPLSTSTAFRLPVVEQGSLENVKAISRFLAEMQKLDPRQYSLVSQVGWSAEDRAFEVFFRDVAFHVLYPQSGWNRDMFALYDMVKAGFPQDIRCAGEVDLRFVGFAYVRNFDKRCVNG comes from the coding sequence ATGTATTTGAGCGAATCCGGGACGACATTTCTAGGCCGTCGCATAGGCTATAACGAGAGCAAGCGTAAGCAGGCCCGCAAGGAGAAGATCAAGCGCGGGTTCAAGGGTGCTTTACGCTGGTTCAAGCGTTGTGGCTGGATTCTCTGCATCCTCGTCGTGGCTGCAGGTGTCGCTCTGTGGCAAAACCGCTTCTATGTGCAGCGCTTCAACCCGCTCGAGCTTCGCCACCTGAAGTATATCGATATCGAGGGTAACCGAATGCTCACCTGGGAAGACGTTATCCAGAACGCGCAGGTGGAACCGGGCATGCTCATGTCGGAAGTCGTTCCCGATTCTATCGAGAAGATGCTCATGCGCTCCCCGCTCATCCGGTCCGTTTCGGTCACGAAGCATTTCCCGTCTTCGATGTCCATCTCGCTCGAGGAATCGAAACCCGTTGTGTCGTATTTCGATGCGGGGAAGGCGACCGTCTATTCCGAGAGGGGCCTCCCGCTTCCGCTTTCTACGTCGACCGCGTTCCGCCTCCCCGTCGTGGAACAGGGCTCGCTCGAGAACGTGAAGGCGATAAGCAGGTTCCTCGCCGAAATGCAGAAACTCGACCCCAGGCAGTATTCGCTCGTGTCGCAGGTGGGGTGGTCTGCAGAGGACCGCGCCTTCGAGGTGTTTTTCAGGGATGTCGCTTTCCACGTGCTTTACCCCCAGTCGGGCTGGAACCGTGACATGTTCGCCCTTTACGATATGGTCAAGGCGGGATTCCCGCAAGATATACGTTGTGCAGGTGAAGTGGATTTACGATTTGTTGGCTTTGCCTATGTAAGGAACTTTGATAAGAGGTGTGTCAATGGATGA
- the ftsA gene encoding cell division protein FtsA: MDEPKNEIRKEDLLFGLDIGASKINLFVGVANGSSVRVLECGDFPLKNADEFDNVVETLKKAAQTLESTAGVDVHDVYVGIAGKHVSSFNYRGLITLPTGEVRSQDIETVKDQASTIPENAGQIIHVFPGEYTLDDQPGIRNPKGLNGRRLGVEVQVVTSRLNAIQNLDKCVRSAGLHTVEFVLEPLAAAYAVLTPDEKELGVALVDIGAGSADIAVFVGESVRYTASLDLAGNKITSDISKCLKVPISLSKAEEIKKKYGTCKLNNLLEDETFPVPGVGDRGDVQCSRELLARVITARVAEIFKIIKDNLETHKIDGLINGGIVLTGGCCALEGIDEIAEKVFKKPVRIGYPKGTSGIQEAFHKPSYATGIGLLHYAARQQSVNKKHDTGAQLTVSVKKGIQWFKDMVRTYF, translated from the coding sequence ATGGATGAACCCAAAAATGAAATAAGGAAAGAGGACTTGCTGTTCGGTCTGGACATCGGTGCCTCTAAAATCAATCTGTTCGTCGGTGTGGCGAATGGATCTTCCGTGCGCGTGCTCGAATGCGGCGATTTTCCGCTGAAGAACGCAGACGAGTTCGACAACGTTGTCGAAACGCTGAAGAAGGCCGCGCAGACGCTCGAATCGACAGCGGGCGTGGATGTCCACGATGTTTACGTGGGCATTGCAGGGAAGCACGTGTCCTCATTCAATTACAGGGGCCTCATTACGCTCCCGACCGGCGAAGTCCGCAGCCAGGATATTGAGACCGTCAAGGATCAGGCGAGCACCATTCCCGAGAACGCGGGCCAGATAATCCACGTGTTCCCCGGCGAATACACGCTCGACGACCAGCCGGGCATCCGTAACCCGAAGGGCCTCAACGGCCGTCGCCTGGGCGTGGAAGTGCAGGTGGTCACCTCGAGGCTCAATGCCATCCAGAATCTTGACAAGTGCGTGCGCAGCGCGGGGCTGCATACCGTGGAGTTCGTGCTCGAACCCCTTGCCGCCGCATACGCCGTGCTTACTCCCGACGAAAAGGAACTGGGCGTTGCCCTGGTAGATATTGGCGCGGGTTCTGCCGATATCGCCGTGTTCGTGGGCGAGTCTGTCCGCTACACCGCCTCGCTCGACCTCGCGGGCAACAAGATTACCAGCGACATCAGCAAGTGCCTCAAGGTGCCTATATCGCTCTCCAAGGCCGAAGAGATCAAGAAGAAGTACGGTACCTGCAAGTTGAACAACCTTCTCGAAGACGAGACGTTCCCGGTTCCGGGCGTCGGCGACCGTGGCGACGTGCAGTGCTCCCGCGAACTCCTTGCAAGGGTGATTACTGCCCGCGTGGCAGAAATATTCAAGATTATCAAGGATAATCTCGAGACCCACAAGATTGACGGCCTCATCAACGGTGGCATCGTGCTTACCGGCGGGTGCTGCGCTCTCGAGGGCATCGACGAGATTGCCGAGAAGGTATTCAAGAAACCGGTCCGCATCGGTTACCCGAAGGGTACGAGCGGTATCCAGGAAGCGTTCCATAAGCCGTCCTATGCAACCGGCATCGGCCTCTTGCACTATGCTGCACGCCAGCAGAGCGTAAACAAGAAGCACGATACGGGCGCGCAGTTGACTGTTTCCGTAAAGAAGGGAATCCAATGGTTCAAGGACATGGTTCGCACGTACTTTTAA
- the purT gene encoding formate-dependent phosphoribosylglycinamide formyltransferase, which translates to MAEIGTPLSSSATKVLFCGAGELGKEVIIEMMRLGVEVIAVDRYANAPGMQVAHRSHVINMLDGAELRRVIELEKPDYIVPEVEAIATDTLVELEKEGFNVIPTAKATKLTMNREGIRRLAAEELGLKTSPYRFADNFEDFQKAVKEIGIPCVVKPVMSSSGHGQSVIKTEADIQKSWDISQHEGRTGHASRVIVEGFVPFDYEITLLTVRHVGGTSFLEPVGHHQVGGDYQESWQPQPMKPELLEQAKNIAKKITDALGGRGIFGVELFVCKDQVLFSEVSPRPHDTGMVTLISQDLSEFALHARAILGLPIPNIAFHGPSASKAIVVDGNSDHVKFGGLEDVLAEPDTALRLFGKPELKGHRRLGVLLARRDTVEEAKAQVMAMREKVKVTL; encoded by the coding sequence ATGGCAGAAATCGGTACACCTCTAAGTTCTAGCGCCACCAAGGTGCTGTTTTGCGGAGCCGGCGAACTCGGCAAGGAAGTCATCATCGAGATGATGCGTCTCGGAGTCGAGGTGATTGCCGTGGACCGTTATGCTAACGCCCCGGGCATGCAGGTGGCCCATCGTAGCCACGTTATCAACATGCTTGACGGTGCCGAACTGCGCCGCGTGATTGAACTGGAGAAGCCCGACTACATCGTCCCGGAAGTCGAGGCGATTGCGACCGACACGCTCGTGGAACTCGAAAAGGAAGGCTTCAACGTCATCCCGACCGCGAAGGCCACCAAGCTCACGATGAACCGCGAGGGCATTCGCCGCCTTGCCGCTGAGGAACTGGGCCTCAAGACGAGCCCGTACCGCTTTGCCGACAATTTCGAGGATTTCCAGAAGGCCGTCAAGGAAATCGGCATCCCCTGCGTGGTGAAGCCGGTGATGAGTTCTTCGGGCCATGGTCAGAGCGTCATCAAGACGGAGGCCGACATCCAGAAGTCGTGGGACATTTCCCAGCACGAGGGCCGCACCGGCCATGCCAGCCGCGTGATTGTGGAAGGTTTCGTGCCGTTCGATTATGAGATTACATTGCTTACGGTTCGCCATGTGGGCGGAACCAGCTTCCTTGAACCGGTGGGTCACCATCAGGTGGGCGGCGACTACCAGGAATCCTGGCAGCCCCAGCCGATGAAGCCCGAACTCCTGGAACAGGCGAAGAACATCGCGAAGAAGATTACCGACGCTCTCGGTGGCCGCGGCATCTTCGGTGTGGAACTTTTCGTGTGCAAGGACCAGGTGCTCTTCAGCGAAGTTTCTCCGCGCCCGCACGATACCGGCATGGTGACATTGATTTCGCAGGATTTGTCTGAATTTGCACTGCATGCACGCGCTATCTTGGGCCTGCCTATCCCGAACATCGCTTTCCACGGCCCGAGCGCCTCGAAGGCAATCGTCGTGGACGGCAATTCCGACCACGTGAAGTTCGGTGGCCTGGAAGATGTGCTTGCAGAACCTGACACTGCGCTTCGCCTGTTCGGCAAGCCCGAACTCAAGGGCCACCGCCGCTTGGGCGTGCTGCTTGCCCGCCGCGACACGGTGGAAGAGGCCAAGGCGCAGGTCATGGCCATGCGCGAAAAAGTGAAGGTCACTCTGTAA
- a CDS encoding fibrobacter succinogenes major paralogous domain-containing protein translates to MSLKHSLTRSVIPATSLVIPATSLVIPAKAGIFLALTATLLVACGDEVTEVTEVHETGMKIVEEGEKLPECTTENEGTMVYALDSAASYACINRKWTSFNGKDGRDGKDGEDGAKGDKGDQGVKGDKGESGEKGDTGEAGTSCTMESLPDSSGFKVICGGDSVGVVLNGEKGEQGDKGEDGESEGCYLIDDGIGTVTLWCGPDGTVLYKAMCGIKPYDPERQFCDTRDGKAYKYVTIGTQTWMAENLNYETANSLCYMDSCAKYGRYYTWADAMDSAAVFSDNAKGCGYDVECTIKTPARGICPEGWHIPDSTEWRTLYSVMGKSSNAMQAKGFDNWPDATDAYGFSALPAGGKLGGEFLDVGGYARFWSAAEFTEYDNHSADYWYLNAIGATLSFADENFSLSVRCLKD, encoded by the coding sequence ATGTCCCTGAAACACTCTTTAACCCGAAGCGTCATCCCCGCGACTTCTCTCGTCATCCCCGCGACTTCTCTCGTCATCCCCGCGAAGGCGGGGATCTTCCTTGCGTTAACAGCCACGCTCCTTGTAGCCTGCGGCGATGAAGTCACCGAAGTGACCGAAGTCCACGAGACCGGCATGAAGATTGTCGAAGAGGGCGAGAAGTTGCCCGAGTGCACCACGGAAAACGAAGGCACGATGGTTTATGCGCTGGATTCTGCTGCGTCGTACGCCTGCATCAACCGCAAATGGACTTCGTTCAACGGTAAGGATGGCCGTGACGGTAAAGACGGCGAAGATGGTGCGAAAGGCGATAAGGGTGACCAAGGAGTCAAAGGCGACAAGGGCGAATCTGGAGAAAAGGGGGACACTGGTGAAGCTGGTACTTCTTGCACAATGGAGTCCTTGCCCGATAGCAGCGGATTCAAGGTCATCTGTGGCGGAGATTCCGTCGGCGTTGTGCTGAACGGCGAAAAAGGAGAACAAGGCGACAAGGGCGAAGACGGCGAGAGCGAAGGTTGCTATCTAATTGATGATGGAATCGGAACTGTTACTTTGTGGTGCGGTCCTGATGGAACAGTTCTTTACAAGGCTATGTGCGGAATTAAGCCTTATGATCCGGAAAGGCAATTTTGTGATACCCGTGATGGCAAGGCTTATAAGTATGTGACCATCGGCACCCAGACGTGGATGGCTGAGAACCTCAATTACGAAACGGCGAATAGCCTTTGCTACATGGATTCCTGTGCCAAGTACGGTCGCTATTACACTTGGGCGGATGCCATGGACAGTGCAGCTGTATTTTCGGATAATGCCAAGGGTTGTGGCTATGACGTAGAATGTACCATAAAGACTCCTGCGCGTGGTATTTGCCCGGAAGGTTGGCATATCCCGGATTCTACGGAATGGAGAACGCTGTATAGCGTGATGGGCAAATCGTCGAATGCCATGCAGGCGAAGGGCTTTGACAATTGGCCTGATGCAACCGATGCGTACGGGTTCTCCGCGCTTCCTGCCGGCGGCAAACTCGGGGGCGAATTTCTCGATGTCGGCGGTTACGCCCGCTTCTGGAGTGCCGCTGAGTTTACTGAGTATGATAACCATTCCGCTGACTACTGGTACTTGAATGCGATCGGTGCGACCCTCAGCTTCGCTGACGAGAACTTCAGTTTATCAGTCCGTTGCCTCAAGGACTAA
- a CDS encoding tyrosine-type recombinase/integrase, translating into MNLPEHIEQFLQYIAERRRFSPRTVDTYKKSLVKFLEHLGGAPIPAGKARVENAPELSAFSEMNVKGFVWDLKMKQKLAPTSICEHLAALKSFGKYLVRSKVLETNPAEAVPMPKRPKRLVNVLGQKDLAEEKFPELPPDAKLPQVRARILLELIYGSGLRISECQNLTWDRIDVNAKLVRVLGKGNKERIVPLTESFIDRIANFKQMEAEAGHLPTATGYVFLSEDGKPFGIRTLRNDIHDLLREIGWEGKASPHVLRHSFATHLLENGAEIMSVKEMLGHSNISTTQVYTHVNAERLRAAFKKTHPRA; encoded by the coding sequence ATGAACCTTCCGGAACACATAGAGCAGTTCTTGCAGTACATCGCGGAGAGGCGGCGCTTTTCGCCCCGCACGGTAGACACCTACAAGAAGTCACTCGTGAAGTTCCTCGAGCACCTAGGCGGCGCGCCCATACCCGCGGGCAAAGCGCGCGTCGAGAATGCGCCGGAACTTTCCGCATTTTCCGAGATGAACGTGAAGGGCTTCGTGTGGGATTTGAAGATGAAGCAGAAACTTGCACCCACGAGCATCTGCGAGCACCTCGCCGCATTAAAGAGTTTCGGCAAGTACCTGGTCCGCTCGAAAGTGCTGGAAACAAATCCCGCCGAAGCAGTCCCCATGCCCAAGCGCCCCAAGAGGCTCGTGAACGTGCTCGGGCAGAAGGACCTCGCCGAAGAAAAATTCCCGGAACTGCCGCCGGATGCCAAGCTCCCGCAGGTGCGCGCCCGCATCCTGCTCGAACTCATCTACGGTTCGGGGCTGCGTATCTCGGAATGCCAGAACCTCACGTGGGACCGCATCGACGTTAACGCGAAACTCGTGCGCGTGCTCGGCAAGGGCAACAAGGAACGCATCGTGCCGCTCACCGAAAGTTTCATCGACCGCATCGCGAACTTCAAGCAGATGGAAGCGGAAGCGGGCCACCTCCCCACCGCAACGGGATACGTATTCCTCAGCGAAGACGGCAAGCCGTTCGGGATACGCACACTCCGGAACGACATCCACGACCTGCTACGTGAAATCGGCTGGGAGGGCAAGGCGAGCCCGCACGTGCTGCGCCACAGTTTCGCCACGCACCTGCTCGAAAACGGTGCCGAAATCATGAGCGTCAAAGAGATGCTCGGGCATTCAAACATCTCCACCACCCAAGTCTACACGCATGTAAATGCAGAACGCCTGCGCGCCGCCTTCAAGAAGACGCACCCGCGAGCATAA